The proteins below come from a single Eucalyptus grandis isolate ANBG69807.140 chromosome 3, ASM1654582v1, whole genome shotgun sequence genomic window:
- the LOC104437549 gene encoding UPF0481 protein At3g47200 has translation MGMLLDHLAEAMQILEQKTRACYSESFDDRSSEEFVEMMVVDGCFVVELLRLYHQRFNPQSPGVATEYDPIFTNPRTLTALRRDLLLLENQLPFFVLEKLYELINKNNKIDHQHAVPLEVLAVTFFDPLLPQHNAASKLDTNKPKAHLLDVFRSTFLKSVSEKVLKKGKSEVKSRLNPNGSMRGLVRHFASELQEAGMQFKKRKGHDLLDIEFDHNTLRVPQLSIDDNTISLLLNFVAYEMSVQHPEPFFTNYLMFWDSLINSPRDIQIFRKRGIINHLGSENEAAELLVKCRELNYDLDLGYLYNEIKEVNEYCEQYYGSKYSVWWRSLILERFSSPWTCLSLFAVIILLLLTLLQTFYTVYAYYRPH, from the exons ATGGGCATGCTTTTGGATCACCTTGCGGAAGCCATGCAGATATTGGAGCAAAAAACGAGGGCCTGCTACTCCGAGAGTTTTGATGACCGAAGCAGCGAGGAATTCGTGGAGATGATGGTGGTTGATGGTTGCTTCGTGGTTGAACTATTGCGTCTTTACCACCAGCGTTTCAACCCCCAG TCACCTGGGGTGGCAACTGAGTACGATCCGATTTTCACCAACCCCCGGACTCTAACAGCCCTTCGACGCGACCTCCTACTGCTTGAGAACCAACTACCTTTCTTCGTTCTTGAGAAACTGTACGAGCTAATCAACAAGAATAACAAGATTGATCATCAACACGCTGTGCCGCTGGAAGTACTCGCAGTCACCTTCTTCGACCCGCTGTTACCCCAGCACAATGCTGCATCTAAGTTGGACACCAACAAACCCAAGGCTCATCTGCTCGATGTTTTCCGCTCTACCTTCCTCAAATCGGTGAGtgagaaagtcctcaagaaggGAAAGAGTGAAGTCAAGTCGCGGTTGAATCCCAATGGCAGTATGAGGGGCCTTGTCCGACACTTCGCATCGGAGCTCCAAGAGGCGGGCATGCAATTCAAGAAGCGGAAGGGTCACGACTTACTGGACATCGAGTTTGATCACAACACCCTACGGGTCCCTCAGTTGTCCATCGACGACAATaccatctctctccttttgaaTTTCGTTGCGTACGAAATGAGCGTCCAACACCCCGAGCCCTTCTTCACGAATTATCTAATGTTCTGGGACAGTTTGATCAATAGCCCCAGGGACATTCAGATCTTCCGCAAGCGCGGGATCATCAATCACCTGGGAAGCGAAAACGAGGCGGCGGAACTGCTTGTGAAGTGTAGAGAGCTCAATTACGATCTCGATCTGGGCTACTTGTACAATGAAATCAAGGAGGTGAATGAGTATTGCGAGCAGTACTACGGAAGCAAGTACAGCGTCTGGTGGAGAAGCCTCATCCTCGAACGTTTCAGTAGTCCGTGGAcatgcctctctctctttgctgtCATTATCCTCTTGCTGCTTACCCTCCTCCAGACGTTTTACACGGTGTACGCTTACTATCGGCCGCATTAA